Genomic window (Nicotiana sylvestris chromosome 7, ASM39365v2, whole genome shotgun sequence):
TTCCTTAATTAATATTGTGCAACTTAATGAATCCCCTCCCCCGCctttaaaatgaaaaaaagaaggggcactatgagaaaaagaagaaatacaAAACCACTATAGGCCTCTATTCCTTTCCTCTTCCTTTAGATGAAACTTGTCTGCTAGTTTGTGGAATACCTTGTTTCAGGAGCTTGTCTTTCTTGAAGAGGAACGGGCACTCAATGAACAGGTCAGTTAAAGAAGCAACTGAAATCCTCATTCTTGAATGGGCATGCATTTGTTTGCATGTTTGTGGTTCTTGTTTTTGGTGTATCCTCTTTTCTTTACTGTGTGCATATATCTCAACGTTGTTACTGGAATAGAACACACATAAAGGTGATCTATGCATATTTATTACAGGTCCATGCATGTTGAAGATAGTTGTTATGAATTAACAGAACTGAATCTGTTGACGATGTTTTCTTTGTAATGTAATAGATTCTGTTTTTCCCCCTTATAACTGAGATCTAAAAGATGTCATTCTATAAAGAATTACTTTGGAAACTGAGACTCCTACTATGTCTAAATCACATGCTGTGTTCTCAGAAAATGAAGATCTCAATGTGTCCGTCTGAGCTCGCTGGTATCTCACTCCAAGTGTCCTATTGACGCACTTGTTAATCCATCTTTTAAAAGGCTATGTTCTTGTATTTGAGGATCTGAGAATGAAGAAAGACTATTCTACCATTGTTTGCGAAACACGTGTTTTTTGGGTGTGATAATATGCCTATCCAATAGGCCAATTTACTTTTATGATTTATCTAGTAGATTATACTTTACCGTGGACGTAAACTTTAACTAAAATGGACATAGAGCTAAATTTGGCTTTCCTTTCTGATTGACACTTCGCTATATCCTTTCTGATTGATACATGCCTTGTGTTTTATTGGACAGATTCAAGCATCCATTGCCCAAATTTCTCAACGCCAATCTGAAGCACTAATTAAGAGGCGCAAAGTTGGTAAAGACATAGCTGCTTCCTCTGCACAAAGAACACCTCGCAACTATCACAATGCTTAttcgagaagaagaagaaacagtcAGGGGGCTGAACCTGAGCGATCTGATCCAAATGAGAGTGAAAATGATGATCATGACAGGAATAAAGATTCACCTCCCAAGGATGAGCGTGGAACACAAACCAAGTTCAGGAAGCGCCGGAGGCGCAAAGGAGCTCTGGCAACCCCGACTTCTCCTTCAGCTGCCAGTCCAGACGGTGGACACATTGAAACTGCAGCAGAACTACCCAGAGAAACCGTAGGTAATTCTACTGGACCTGCACTGAAGCCTGAAACACTTACTTGGGGAAGAGGTGGTGTCCGAAGTCACAGTCGACATGGCAGTGCAAGCGGTAGCAGAAATGCTCGTAACACTCGAATATCAAAGTTAGTTGATTATCTTGAAAGTGTCCGAACAAATGATGGTGAGGTATTATAAGATTCTCTACATCCTTGTTCATCTGATTCATGAATGATATTATCCTAGCTTCTCTTATAACATCTCAAATGAGCATGAGCTATGTCTGGTTCTTTCTCAATGGTCACTTGTCCATAATTACTGTTCTTATTTTGCAGTTAAATATCCATCTTGAGCTTATTCCATTGGACAAACAAACAACACCAAGTCTGAAAAAGCCCCATCTCTGCTGCAGGCCAAGTACATCAGTTGAACACCTCTACGAAGTAAGAATTCCTTTACATCATACTGTattaagaagaagaaaatttccTTTCTAGTATGCTTGTCAAAAATAGATATGAAACATAATCATCTGGAATCCTCAGTGACCTAAAACATGAAATTCTCTATAGTAGATGCAAGACAAATTCGACCATTTTGTGCTGCATTATCTTATTCCTGATCACAAGGAAAGGCACTTCTGATTCTGCTATAATGTCTCAATGCTGATGATACATGTTTGTTGTTCAAGGATTATGcctaaatattttcagaaaggaTTTGCTTCCGTAGTACTTGCAGGTCATTTATTTTTCCGTTTTCCCTCAATAACCATTTTGGTAATGATACTCTGAATGCAGTTTGTTGCTCAGGATATAAAATCACAAGTAAAAGATGTTGAATTACTGGCAGTAAAGGACAATACCACTGTTAACCATTCAACCTTAATGGATGCATCAAATATGCTAGCCCGAGTGGTCAGTGGGTCCAATGTTACTCTGCAAAGCTTGGAAAGGCAAGAAACTTTGGAAGGAATTAATTCAAGTTGCCCATTAAATAAGAATCTGGTGAGTTGGAATTACAAATGAGGAATCAAGTCCAATTATTTTATCTTATAATAAACTTTATGAGGTCCATTAGATTTGAACAACCTTTTCTCTGTGGTTTCAGATCCTTGCTTACGTGCAAAATAATTCTGAGGTATGACATTATATTCAGCTGATATGTGAGTTCCTTGAGTTGGCTTTGTAGAAGGACGAGTGCAGAGGAGAAAAGAAGATAGCGGTGTATTTAAGAATTTCTTTTAGTTTTCCCTGAACAGCAATAGTCTGATTCTGCAGAATATAATCCTTCTTGTATAATAAATTctgtgttttttttccttttttccttttactCACCAGCATTGAGATTTTGTTTGATCTCCTTATAGAGTGACGGTAATTTATTCCAAGGAGATTCCGACTTGATATATCTTCAATTATGCATGAACACCAATTCACGAAAACAGACACTAGCAGATTTGTCCTTTTTCCCTCTTCCCATTTTTTCCAAAGTGTACATTGGTACAAACCACTATACAAGAAAGATTATATTTAGTCAAGGAGATTCCGACTTGATATTATTTTCATGAACATTTTCCAACTCTTTCCATTTTTTCCCAGGATATGGGTTTTAAAACTCTTACTTCCCGCTTCCTCCTCTTTCTTATTTGATGTTAATACCAAACAGATGAATGAAAAGGGAAAATAGCATGGCTATTGCTAATATATAAAAACTATTTGGTATGTATATTCAATTCACAATGAAATAAAATCTGCTAACGAACATATATTTCGAAGAATTCATTATATACCAAAAAAGGCACATCTTTTACAGACAAACACAGTACTGGTTCCAGCCATTTGGTAGCATTGTCCCTCATCTCTCCATGGGGTTCAAGGATTCTTGAACAATTCATCCCCAGTTTTTGAATCATTAAACGTTTTTGACCTCACTGGGGACATCTTTCTCCTTCATTGTCTTTCTAAGAATTTATAAGTTCACCTCATCCGGGAGGCAGCACTAGGAACTGCTGCTGCATAAGGACACGccatttttctcctttcttgCCTCTTTCTTGGGTGATCTTGGTTTTGTCACTGCTCTGGAAGACCTGTGAATACGCGTGCAAAAAAAAGGTTCAGTAGTTGTTCCATatgtaaaaaaggaaaaaagaacccggtagaaattaaaaataaaataaaaagaacatGACTAAAGGTCTTGCAGCAGGATTTTACATACTTCTCTGGGAGGAAAGGATTATCAAATCTAGGCACAGATCTTGCATGAGGCACCAAAATTTTCCGTAATTGTTTCAAGGCCTTCTCCTCCTCCATCTAACCAAATTCAAGTAAAAATTAGTCTAAAGCACATCGTTATagtagctcgaaataacaccatgAAGATGCATACCAGTCTAGCAGCTTCTGCCTCCTCCCTATATCTTTGATACATTTGTTCTTTCCCTTAATCTGCAAACCAACTTATAACATGAGTGCTATAGGCTTAGTTCCCCGAGAAAGTTACATGCAACTGTAAAAAGTGTTACCTTCTTGTCAAACTCAGCTCTATCAACAGCACGGTAGATTAAATTCCTGTACTTGAGTTAGTGGTTTACGTTCTTTCTCAGGAACTGGAATTGGATCCCTACACATTTTAAAGGGTGGTAAAAGCATTATTCATCTTTCAGATTCACTAGGAAAATAGATAGTAGATAATGATTCATTCTTTGAGGTCTTACTCGATCAAGACTGGCTGCGCTCTAAAAGTCCTCATCTTTGCTTCTTCCTTCTCCAATCTTTGTCGTTCTTCCAATTCCCTCTGCATCTCCCTCTCATGCCTGAGCAGACTCTCCAGTTGGAAAGGTTCTGGTTTTGTACAATGCTTTGGTTCTGGTTTTGGTGGAATCTGGCAATAAAAAATATAAGATAATGAGTGCACATAAGTTTGGATGTTACAATAGTTGGTGTTTACATACCACAGGGTAATCAGTTGTGTAaggatatggaattgctttgggAAGTCTTGACCTCTCTTCTTCAATCTGTTTCTGTAGAAGTTCAGTGAACAGTTTCCTCTCTTTCTCTGCTCCTCTTTCCTGGATTCAAGAAAAAAGCCAAGCCATGAGGAGCTATGTCATTTAGATAAGAAGAAACAAAAACAAGGACATAAAGAAAAATTGCATACCTCTGTATAGAGATGAAAAGGATTTGGTCTGGTGTTTCTGGGTATAGTTTGTTCAATTCTAGGTTCAGAGTTCAGAGAAAGCTGAAAAATTGGGAAAGTACAGTGAGAAAAATGTTAAAGTAGAAGGGGCCTAAAGGTATTTCTAATGATAGAAGTACAGTAAGGAGGATGATATTCTGATGGAACCTTATCAAACAGAACAGCAACGTTAGCAGGAGGCGGAATCCTTTCATCTGTGGCAAAATGAAATTCTTGAGGCACCGTCACCCGCTTCTTTGTGATGCCACCCTGCTTCTTTGTGATGCAGAACATTCCCAAGTCTCCTTTACTTTCAAAGATCTGCAATTTGAAAAAGTCAGCAACACATGAACCAATTTTGACAACTAGTAGTAATAATTAATAGTAGTCCAGAAGGTAGAAGCTTCTGGGGTTGTTTTACCTTCTTATTCAAAGGCCTAGCCTTGAACTTCGGAATTTTTTCGagttcttctttttcatttttggtaatGGTGGTAGAGCTGGAGCTTCGAAGAgctgttcccaaatgtacaaaagaagaaaGCGAGATAAGATCAATATGAAATATTCAGAAAGCTAGTGGCGGCAAAACTATCTATAGTACCTTTTTGTTCAATGGACGAGCCTTAAACTTGGGAATTTTGGCCATCATTTCTTCCTCAAGCTCAGCTGAACTCTTGACTGTAGTTGGACGGACACGTTGTGCTGTCTCAAATTCTGGTTCTTTTGGGGCAGTCAATGTAAGTTTAGGCTTCCTCTGCATCAATCATCCTTGGTGATGAGTATGATAATTTAGAAGAGATCTAATGGAAAAAAGGAAGTAGTCGATATCAAGTAAAGGCTTCAGTGAGTTACATGCGGAGTGGAACTACTTATGCACGACAGTGACATCTCCCTTGTGCTGGACTGAAACTTCTTCATCATTTCTGCTGTGGAAATAAATGGTGGTACTGGTTCTCGGGCATATATCTTAGACAGTATGAACCTCTAAGTCAGATTCTGAATATTCCAATAATCATATATATTTATCAAATGAAAGATAAAGAACATGTTGTCG
Coding sequences:
- the LOC104211325 gene encoding putative E3 ubiquitin-protein ligase RING1a isoform X1, coding for MPAQKRYLSNYQDDNNNNEDDDENSPQHQHRRRKHSRRVAGEQTRANMEEQQVDEQEEEEDEQTQAQDNDDEDEDDQEEINQSSEDDSEGSGTDPEAFDELIAVSRSEIRTNDFDERSFFAQLFQVRKDVECPICLGIIKRTRVVMGCQHRFCRECIDKSMRLGNNECPACRIHCASRRSLRDDPGFDTLIEAIYPDVEKYEEEELVFLEEERALNEQIQASIAQISQRQSEALIKRRKVGKDIAASSAQRTPRNYHNAYSRRRRNSQGAEPERSDPNESENDDHDRNKDSPPKDERGTQTKFRKRRRRKGALATPTSPSAASPDGGHIETAAELPRETVGNSTGPALKPETLTWGRGGVRSHSRHGSASGSRNARNTRISKLVDYLESVRTNDGELNIHLELIPLDKQTTPSLKKPHLCCRPSTSVEHLYEFVAQDIKSQVKDVELLAVKDNTTVNHSTLMDASNMLARVVSGSNVTLQSLERQETLEGINSSCPLNKNLILAYVQNNSEV
- the LOC104211325 gene encoding putative E3 ubiquitin-protein ligase RING1a isoform X2; the encoded protein is MPAQKRYLSNYQDDNNNNEDDDENSPQHQHRRRKHSRRVAGEQTRANMEEQQVDEQEEEEDEQTQAQDNDDEDEDDQEEINQSSEDDSEGSGTDPEAFDELIAVSRSEIRTNVQCPICLGIIKRTRVVMGCQHRFCRECIDKSMRLGNNECPACRIHCASRRSLRDDPGFDTLIEAIYPDVEKYEEEELVFLEEERALNEQIQASIAQISQRQSEALIKRRKVGKDIAASSAQRTPRNYHNAYSRRRRNSQGAEPERSDPNESENDDHDRNKDSPPKDERGTQTKFRKRRRRKGALATPTSPSAASPDGGHIETAAELPRETVGNSTGPALKPETLTWGRGGVRSHSRHGSASGSRNARNTRISKLVDYLESVRTNDGELNIHLELIPLDKQTTPSLKKPHLCCRPSTSVEHLYEFVAQDIKSQVKDVELLAVKDNTTVNHSTLMDASNMLARVVSGSNVTLQSLERQETLEGINSSCPLNKNLILAYVQNNSEV